In a genomic window of Neisseria flavescens:
- the dnaG gene encoding DNA primase, protein MIPSDFIDELLSKVDIVDIIDEQVPLKKGGANYMACCPFHKEKTPSFSVSPTKQFYHCFSCGAHGSAIGFVMEHQGLSFPEAVQFLADRVGMVVPKVRGQNDNPEVRAERKKKQQTLEETTAAAADFYAQQLKFNPTAKAYLDKRGLSAEVIAHYGLGYAPDGWQPLAQVFQPYPNTALVDTGMVIDNEGRHYDRFRHRIMFPIRNPRGQVIGFGGRVLDDSKPKYLNSPDTPLFDKGKNLYGLHEGRAAVKEAGRILVVEGYMDVVALAQFGVGYGVAALGTATTAEHVKILMRQADSIYFCFDGDSAGRKAAWRALENALPQLKDDKSLHFLFLPEEHDPDSYIRAYGKTQFEDALLNQSKPLSEYFWEHLSDGLNLNTQEGKAELIKTSSPLLAQITAPALGYLLKQKLSELVGIDPDNLAQLLGQEAPKRHVKQKSYKLPPISVKQPTMLTLVQRQIRSLLINPAWASYIDLPDYLALSGDFACLANLAETIKHHDTTPATAQVLEYMRGSPYEETVNQIFLSTLHSEEMEGDNEEDCESFQIGMKKLLNELKYSQIETLKQKSIQTGLTENEKRLLLSLLTAKQN, encoded by the coding sequence ATGATTCCATCTGATTTCATTGACGAGCTTTTGTCCAAAGTCGATATTGTCGACATTATCGACGAGCAGGTTCCGCTGAAAAAAGGCGGGGCGAACTATATGGCGTGTTGCCCATTCCATAAAGAAAAAACGCCGTCGTTTTCGGTCAGTCCGACCAAGCAGTTTTACCATTGCTTCAGTTGCGGGGCGCATGGTTCGGCGATTGGTTTTGTGATGGAGCATCAAGGGCTGTCATTTCCGGAGGCGGTGCAGTTTCTTGCCGACCGCGTGGGCATGGTCGTGCCTAAAGTACGCGGGCAGAACGATAATCCTGAAGTCCGTGCCGAACGTAAGAAAAAGCAGCAGACGCTGGAGGAAACGACGGCAGCGGCAGCAGATTTTTATGCGCAACAGTTGAAATTTAATCCGACTGCGAAAGCTTATTTGGACAAGCGCGGCTTGAGTGCGGAAGTCATCGCGCATTATGGCTTGGGCTATGCGCCCGACGGCTGGCAGCCTTTGGCGCAGGTGTTCCAACCGTATCCGAATACCGCGTTGGTGGATACGGGTATGGTGATTGACAATGAGGGGCGGCATTATGACCGCTTCCGCCATCGGATTATGTTCCCCATCCGCAATCCGCGCGGGCAGGTAATCGGTTTCGGCGGCAGGGTATTGGACGACTCGAAGCCGAAATATTTGAATTCGCCTGATACACCTTTGTTTGATAAAGGGAAAAACCTTTACGGATTGCATGAAGGACGTGCCGCAGTCAAGGAAGCAGGGCGGATTTTGGTGGTCGAAGGCTACATGGACGTGGTCGCATTGGCGCAGTTCGGCGTGGGCTACGGCGTAGCGGCTTTAGGTACGGCAACCACGGCGGAACACGTCAAAATCCTGATGCGTCAGGCAGACAGTATTTATTTCTGTTTTGATGGCGACAGCGCGGGACGTAAAGCGGCTTGGCGCGCGCTGGAAAATGCGTTGCCGCAATTAAAAGACGATAAATCGCTGCATTTTCTATTCTTACCCGAAGAACACGACCCTGACAGCTACATCCGCGCCTATGGCAAAACGCAATTTGAAGATGCCTTGTTAAACCAAAGCAAGCCTCTATCGGAATACTTTTGGGAACATCTTTCAGACGGCCTCAACCTCAATACGCAAGAAGGCAAAGCAGAATTGATCAAAACCAGTTCTCCGCTTTTGGCTCAGATTACCGCGCCGGCATTGGGCTATCTTCTGAAACAAAAACTCAGCGAACTGGTGGGCATTGACCCGGACAACCTCGCCCAATTACTGGGACAAGAAGCGCCAAAGCGGCACGTCAAACAAAAAAGTTACAAACTGCCGCCTATTTCTGTCAAACAACCAACCATGCTGACACTGGTTCAAAGACAGATACGCAGCCTCTTGATAAATCCGGCTTGGGCTTCATATATAGACCTGCCCGATTATCTGGCTTTAAGTGGCGACTTTGCCTGCCTTGCCAATTTGGCCGAAACCATCAAGCATCACGATACGACTCCTGCAACTGCACAAGTGCTTGAATATATGCGCGGTTCGCCCTATGAAGAAACCGTCAATCAAATCTTTTTATCGACCCTTCATTCTGAAGAAATGGAAGGGGATAACGAAGAAGATTGCGAAAGTTTCCAAATCGGCATGAAAAAGTTGTTAAATGAATTAAAATACAGTCAAATCGAAACTTTAAAGCAAAAAAGTATTCAAACCGGTTTGACCGAAAATGAAAAAAGACTATTGCTGTCACTTTTGACGGCAAAGCAAAACTAA
- a CDS encoding ArsR/SmtB family transcription factor — protein MPQQTMNLMRECIPIFTVLSDENRHQILRVLWEHGRMNVNELTEHLHLSRPAVSHHLKIMLQAGAVTVEQVGKERFYSIAMADAVEKLKQLADLMAQNCPLSK, from the coding sequence ATGCCGCAACAAACCATGAATTTAATGCGCGAGTGCATTCCCATCTTTACCGTGTTGAGCGATGAAAACCGCCATCAAATCCTGCGCGTGCTGTGGGAACACGGCAGGATGAATGTGAATGAGCTGACCGAACATCTGCATCTGTCGCGTCCTGCGGTGTCGCATCATTTGAAAATCATGCTGCAAGCTGGTGCGGTGACGGTGGAGCAGGTTGGCAAAGAGCGGTTTTACAGTATTGCCATGGCGGATGCGGTGGAAAAGCTCAAACAGCTTGCCGATTTGATGGCTCAAAATTGCCCGCTTTCAAAATAG
- a CDS encoding AzlC family ABC transporter permease: MNHTASPQSEFLRGIKETSPMLIGLLPWALILGMQGGQKGMSWLEMLLMTGMNFAGGSEFAAVNLWANPLPIMLIATVTFMINSRHILMGAAIAPYMRDIPLKKAMPALFFMCDESWAMAFAEIQKRKAAGLPAFNMPFYAGVSFILYVTWIGFAAFGAAVGPMFGDVAAWGFGMAFPAVFLVLLRGMWKSFAASRPWFVSLIVACVTYLTVDGAWYVPAGTLSGLLAAYLWGEQK; encoded by the coding sequence ATGAATCACACTGCTTCTCCTCAATCGGAATTTCTGCGCGGTATCAAAGAAACATCGCCCATGCTGATCGGCTTGTTGCCGTGGGCGCTGATTTTGGGCATGCAGGGCGGGCAGAAAGGCATGAGTTGGCTGGAAATGCTGCTGATGACGGGCATGAACTTTGCCGGAGGTTCGGAATTTGCCGCAGTCAATTTGTGGGCAAATCCTTTGCCGATTATGCTGATTGCAACGGTTACGTTTATGATCAATTCGCGCCATATCCTGATGGGTGCGGCGATTGCGCCGTATATGAGGGATATACCGCTGAAAAAGGCAATGCCCGCGCTGTTTTTTATGTGTGATGAAAGCTGGGCGATGGCATTTGCTGAAATTCAAAAGCGTAAGGCGGCAGGTTTGCCTGCGTTCAATATGCCGTTTTATGCCGGTGTGAGTTTTATTTTGTATGTAACTTGGATTGGTTTTGCGGCATTTGGCGCGGCAGTCGGCCCGATGTTCGGCGATGTGGCAGCTTGGGGCTTCGGCATGGCGTTTCCTGCGGTGTTTTTGGTGTTGCTGCGCGGGATGTGGAAGAGCTTTGCGGCTTCACGCCCTTGGTTTGTCAGCCTGATTGTGGCGTGCGTAACCTATTTGACCGTGGATGGCGCATGGTATGTTCCGGCCGGAACGTTGTCGGGCTTGTTGGCGGCGTATTTGTGGGGAGAGCAAAAATGA
- the rpoD gene encoding RNA polymerase sigma factor RpoD: MSKNQNYEEYQDQDDNRPLSIEEQRARLRQLIIMGKERGYITYSEINDALPDDMSDAEQIDNIVSMISGLGIQVTEQAPDAEDILLSDNAAAMTDDDAVEEAEAALSSADSEFGRTTDPVRMYMREMGQVDLLTREDEIIIAKKIENALKNMVQAISACPGSIAEILALIEQVRNDEIRVDEVVEAIIDPNEVLLNELGLGHLENAKPDDEEGETVSDDEDGDDEDEDDSSSDSDAMSAAHLAELKQKVLEHFAFIESEYGKMIKQLEKHGSQHANYLKHRDAIANKLLEVRFATRQIENLSSNLRSRVENIRKLEREIRDICIDRVRMDRDYFIKNFLPAITDLEWVEEEVAKGCVWANALDRFRHAILEKQTELANMEAETRISIEELKEINKNMVLSEKETSAAKQEMIQANLRLVISIAKKYTNRGLQFLDLIQEGNIGLMKAVDKFEYRRGYKFSTYATWWIRQAITRSIADQARTIRIPVHMIETINKMNRISRQYLQETGEEPDSAKLAELMEMPEDKIRKIMKIAKEPISMETPIGDDDDSHLGDFIEDANNVAPAEAAMYTSLHEVTKEILESLTPREAKVLRMRFGIDMNTDHTLEEVGKQFDVTRERIRQIEAKALRKLRHPTRSDRLRSFLDSEENKS; this comes from the coding sequence ATGTCTAAAAATCAAAACTACGAAGAATACCAAGACCAAGACGACAACCGTCCCTTGAGTATCGAAGAGCAGCGCGCGCGTCTGCGCCAACTCATTATCATGGGTAAAGAACGCGGCTACATCACTTATTCTGAAATTAACGACGCCTTGCCCGACGATATGTCCGATGCCGAGCAAATCGACAATATCGTCAGCATGATTTCCGGCTTGGGCATCCAAGTAACCGAGCAAGCCCCCGATGCTGAAGACATCCTCTTAAGCGACAACGCCGCCGCCATGACCGACGACGATGCCGTTGAAGAAGCCGAAGCGGCACTCTCCAGCGCAGATTCAGAATTCGGCCGCACTACCGACCCTGTGCGTATGTATATGCGTGAAATGGGGCAAGTCGATCTGTTGACGCGCGAAGACGAAATCATCATCGCCAAAAAAATCGAAAATGCACTGAAAAACATGGTGCAGGCAATCTCAGCCTGCCCAGGTTCGATTGCTGAAATTCTGGCTTTGATCGAGCAAGTCCGCAACGACGAAATCCGTGTGGATGAAGTGGTTGAAGCGATCATCGACCCTAATGAAGTCTTATTGAACGAATTGGGCTTAGGTCACTTGGAAAATGCCAAACCAGATGACGAAGAAGGCGAAACCGTTAGCGATGATGAAGATGGCGACGATGAAGATGAAGACGACTCCAGCAGCGACTCCGATGCCATGTCCGCCGCCCATTTGGCAGAACTGAAGCAAAAAGTTTTAGAACACTTCGCCTTTATCGAAAGCGAATACGGCAAAATGATCAAGCAGTTGGAAAAACACGGCAGCCAACACGCCAACTACCTGAAACACCGTGATGCCATTGCCAACAAACTGTTGGAAGTCCGTTTTGCCACACGTCAAATCGAAAACCTGAGCAGCAACCTGCGCAGCCGCGTTGAAAACATCCGCAAACTCGAACGTGAAATCCGCGACATCTGTATCGACCGCGTCCGCATGGATCGCGACTACTTCATCAAAAACTTCCTGCCAGCCATTACCGATTTGGAATGGGTAGAAGAAGAAGTAGCCAAAGGCTGTGTATGGGCAAACGCGTTGGATCGTTTCCGCCACGCCATCCTCGAAAAACAAACCGAGCTGGCAAATATGGAAGCCGAAACCCGCATTTCCATCGAAGAATTGAAAGAAATCAACAAAAACATGGTGTTGAGCGAGAAAGAAACCTCAGCCGCCAAACAGGAAATGATTCAGGCCAACTTGCGTTTGGTTATTTCCATTGCCAAAAAATACACCAACCGCGGCTTACAGTTCCTTGATTTGATTCAAGAAGGCAATATCGGCCTGATGAAAGCGGTGGACAAATTCGAATACCGCCGTGGCTACAAGTTCTCAACTTACGCCACATGGTGGATCCGTCAAGCGATTACACGTTCCATCGCCGACCAAGCACGTACCATCCGTATTCCGGTTCACATGATTGAAACCATCAATAAAATGAACCGTATCTCGCGCCAATACCTGCAAGAAACCGGTGAAGAGCCTGATTCCGCCAAACTGGCCGAGCTGATGGAAATGCCGGAAGACAAAATCCGCAAAATCATGAAAATCGCCAAAGAGCCAATTTCCATGGAGACACCGATTGGTGATGACGACGATTCGCACTTGGGCGACTTCATCGAGGATGCTAACAACGTTGCACCGGCAGAAGCTGCAATGTACACCAGCCTGCACGAAGTAACCAAAGAAATCCTCGAAAGCCTGACGCCGCGCGAAGCCAAAGTTTTGCGTATGCGTTTCGGTATCGATATGAATACCGACCACACTTTGGAAGAAGTCGGCAAACAATTTGACGTAACCCGTGAACGTATCCGTCAAATCGAAGCCAAAGCCCTGCGCAAGCTGCGCCACCCGACCCGCAGCGACCGCCTCCGCAGCTTCCTCGACAGCGAAGAAAACAAATCATAA
- a CDS encoding PhoH family protein, whose protein sequence is MTHTVHLQFEEIDNIVLQRLCGALDSNLEALGKALDIQISRRFEHFTFMGELAHAGRRALLSLAEAAEKGDLDDNAISLAAVEAKTADEKHEEKHHDQQYYFRTKRGSIGGRTPRQNGYIRALLNHDVVFGLGPAGTGKTYLAVAAAVDAMEKHQIERIVLVRPAVEAGEKLGFLPGDLAQKVDPYLRPLYDALYDLMGFDRVTKLMEKGLIEIAPLAYMRGRTLNGAYVILDEAQNTTPEQMKMFLTRIGFGAKAVITGDISQIDLPRNIKSGLKDAREKLRDVEGLYFHTFTSEDVVRHPLVQKIVEAYEAAEEQAEKKNSE, encoded by the coding sequence ATGACCCATACCGTCCATTTGCAGTTTGAAGAAATTGACAATATCGTGTTGCAACGCCTGTGCGGCGCGCTCGACAGCAATCTCGAAGCCTTAGGCAAAGCCCTTGATATCCAAATCAGCCGCCGCTTCGAACATTTCACCTTCATGGGCGAACTGGCACACGCCGGCCGCCGTGCCTTGCTGTCGCTTGCCGAAGCCGCAGAAAAAGGCGACTTGGACGACAACGCCATCAGCCTCGCAGCCGTTGAAGCAAAAACCGCAGATGAAAAGCACGAAGAAAAACACCACGACCAACAATACTATTTCCGCACCAAACGCGGCAGCATCGGCGGCCGCACCCCGCGCCAAAACGGCTATATCCGCGCCTTGCTCAACCACGATGTCGTGTTCGGCTTAGGCCCTGCCGGTACGGGTAAGACCTATCTTGCCGTTGCCGCCGCAGTCGATGCCATGGAAAAACATCAAATCGAACGCATCGTTTTGGTTCGCCCTGCAGTCGAAGCAGGTGAAAAATTAGGCTTCCTACCAGGCGATTTGGCACAAAAAGTCGATCCCTACCTACGACCGCTTTACGATGCGCTTTATGATTTGATGGGCTTCGACCGCGTAACCAAACTGATGGAAAAAGGTTTGATTGAAATTGCGCCGCTGGCCTATATGCGCGGCCGCACCTTAAATGGCGCGTATGTCATTTTGGACGAAGCACAAAACACCACACCCGAACAAATGAAAATGTTCCTGACCCGTATCGGCTTCGGTGCCAAAGCAGTCATTACCGGCGACATCAGCCAAATCGACCTGCCGCGCAACATCAAATCCGGCTTGAAAGATGCACGCGAAAAACTGCGCGATGTAGAAGGCCTGTATTTCCACACCTTCACCAGCGAAGACGTTGTCCGCCATCCTTTGGTGCAGAAAATCGTCGAAGCCTATGAAGCAGCGGAAGAACAAGCTGAAAAGAAAAACAGCGAATAA
- a CDS encoding AzlD family protein: MKDLLSLQSFLLFLSMLAVTYSTRLIGFFALRNRTLSRRAQVVMEAAPGCVLISVIAPYFVSDKPHELIAIALTVLAASRFSMLVTVLIGVGTSGILGYLMK; this comes from the coding sequence ATGAAGGATTTGTTGTCGCTGCAATCGTTTTTGCTGTTTTTAAGCATGTTGGCCGTTACTTATTCAACCCGATTAATCGGCTTTTTTGCCTTGCGCAACCGTACGTTGAGCCGTCGTGCGCAAGTGGTTATGGAGGCTGCGCCGGGCTGCGTGTTGATTTCTGTGATTGCGCCTTATTTTGTATCGGATAAACCGCATGAGCTGATAGCCATTGCTTTGACAGTATTGGCGGCCAGCCGGTTTTCGATGTTGGTGACGGTATTAATCGGCGTTGGCACTTCGGGCATACTTGGTTATTTGATGAAATAA
- a CDS encoding polynucleotide adenylyltransferase PcnB: MLKKWLHKVLPKKHVKSLPEKEIIPFEQHGICADMLSFAAEKVAKRLHEAGFQAYVVGGAVRDLLLGVEPKDFDIATDATPEQIRKVFRRSRIIGRRFQIVHVMIGPETIEVTTFRGGNKVQQNAQGRIMKDNTYGSIEEDAMRRDFTCNALYYDPIKEEIWDFHQGVADVADKKLVMIGDPAERYQEDPVRILRAVRLSGKLGFKVEEQTALPIAEYAGRLKNEPVARLFDEILKILFSGYSRACLKRLNDLGIPEGIHPLLDALKTAETADKRMIMLALKNTDERIRADKSVSVGFVLAAVLWPTLNAMWQRNLSHGQKPVPALMDAMNTMRDTVEKGWGVPQRFSATMREIWQFQPQFDNMRGARPYRLLSQARFRAAYDFLILRSEVGEVDKEMASWWTTFQHADEETRQQMTAANDHKRQKQSGSTDGKPKRRRRRPKKKTTEAE, from the coding sequence ATGTTAAAAAAATGGCTGCATAAAGTGTTGCCTAAAAAACACGTCAAATCGTTGCCAGAAAAGGAAATTATCCCGTTTGAGCAACACGGTATCTGCGCGGATATGTTGAGCTTTGCCGCGGAGAAAGTTGCCAAACGCCTGCATGAAGCCGGTTTTCAGGCTTATGTTGTGGGCGGTGCCGTTCGGGATTTGTTGCTCGGGGTTGAGCCCAAAGACTTTGATATTGCAACCGATGCCACGCCGGAGCAAATCCGCAAAGTATTCCGCCGCAGCCGCATTATCGGCCGCCGCTTCCAAATCGTTCATGTGATGATCGGACCTGAAACCATTGAAGTCACGACGTTCCGCGGTGGCAATAAGGTTCAGCAAAATGCGCAAGGCCGCATTATGAAGGACAATACTTACGGCAGCATTGAAGAAGATGCCATGCGCCGCGACTTTACTTGCAATGCGCTGTATTACGACCCGATTAAAGAGGAGATTTGGGACTTCCATCAGGGCGTGGCTGATGTTGCCGATAAAAAATTGGTGATGATAGGCGATCCTGCCGAACGCTATCAGGAAGATCCTGTCCGTATTCTTCGCGCTGTCCGTTTGTCGGGCAAATTGGGTTTTAAAGTGGAAGAGCAAACTGCTTTGCCGATTGCCGAATATGCAGGCCGTCTGAAAAATGAGCCTGTAGCCCGTCTTTTTGATGAAATTCTGAAAATCCTGTTTTCCGGTTATTCCCGTGCCTGTTTGAAACGGCTAAACGATTTGGGTATTCCCGAAGGCATCCATCCGCTTTTAGATGCCTTGAAAACTGCCGAAACGGCCGATAAACGTATGATTATGTTGGCCTTGAAAAATACCGATGAGCGTATCCGTGCGGATAAGTCCGTTTCCGTCGGTTTCGTATTGGCGGCGGTATTGTGGCCGACACTAAATGCTATGTGGCAACGCAATCTAAGCCATGGACAAAAACCTGTCCCTGCATTGATGGATGCGATGAACACCATGCGTGATACGGTGGAAAAAGGTTGGGGCGTACCGCAACGATTTTCCGCAACTATGCGTGAAATCTGGCAATTTCAGCCGCAATTCGACAATATGCGCGGCGCACGCCCGTATCGCCTGCTATCGCAAGCACGTTTCCGAGCCGCTTATGATTTCCTGATTTTGCGTAGCGAGGTTGGCGAGGTTGATAAAGAGATGGCTTCTTGGTGGACAACTTTCCAACATGCCGATGAGGAAACACGCCAGCAAATGACTGCGGCCAATGATCACAAACGTCAGAAACAAAGTGGATCAACTGACGGCAAACCCAAACGTCGTCGCCGTCGTCCGAAAAAGAAAACCACTGAGGCTGAATAA
- the rlmB gene encoding 23S rRNA (guanosine(2251)-2'-O)-methyltransferase RlmB, whose translation MANQRLIYGFHAVNARLWQNPKSITELYIQEGKSDARTRDVLDKAASENVRVHFADADRLNAISKGARHQGVVGFIDASKNHVHLEDVLENLSEPPFLLVLDGITDPHNLGACLRTADAMGVHAVIAPKDKSAGLNATVSKVACGAAETVPYITVTNLARTLRELKEYGIWIVGTDMGGDSDLYHCDLPDSVAWVMGNEGEGMRRLTREHCDMLISIPMFGTVESMNVSVSAGMVLSETRRQRVLKAEK comes from the coding sequence ATGGCAAACCAACGACTCATCTATGGCTTTCACGCCGTCAATGCCCGTTTGTGGCAAAACCCGAAATCGATTACCGAACTCTATATCCAAGAGGGAAAATCCGATGCGCGCACCCGAGATGTATTGGATAAAGCGGCCTCTGAAAACGTGCGCGTGCATTTTGCTGATGCCGACCGCCTGAATGCCATCAGCAAAGGGGCGCGCCATCAGGGTGTGGTCGGATTTATCGACGCTTCCAAAAACCATGTTCACTTGGAAGATGTGTTGGAAAACTTGAGCGAACCGCCATTTTTGCTGGTATTGGACGGCATTACCGATCCGCACAACCTCGGCGCGTGCCTGCGTACTGCCGATGCGATGGGCGTGCATGCCGTGATTGCGCCCAAAGACAAAAGTGCCGGCCTGAATGCGACCGTCAGCAAAGTTGCCTGTGGCGCGGCGGAAACCGTGCCGTATATTACCGTAACCAATCTTGCCCGTACTTTGCGTGAGCTGAAAGAATACGGCATTTGGATCGTCGGCACGGACATGGGCGGCGACTCCGACCTTTACCATTGCGACTTGCCTGACAGCGTGGCTTGGGTAATGGGCAACGAAGGCGAGGGCATGCGCCGCCTGACGCGCGAACATTGTGATATGCTGATATCGATTCCGATGTTTGGCACGGTAGAAAGCATGAACGTTTCCGTCAGCGCGGGCATGGTATTGAGCGAAACACGCCGTCAGCGGGTGTTGAAAGCAGAGAAATAG
- a CDS encoding malate dehydrogenase, with amino-acid sequence MTLKPPVRIAVTGAAGQIAYATLFRIAGGIMLGRDQPVILQLLDLPQAQQALRGVIMEMQDCAFPLLADIFATDDPEVAFKDADIALLIGARPRTQGMERADLLHANGEIFKVQGAALNKVANRNVKVLVVGNPANTNAYIAMKSAPDIPPENFTALMRLDHHRAVSQIAEKINRPITSIEQMCVWGNHSPTMYADYRYATSNGESVQDMITEPDWNTEVFMPKIAGRGAAIIAARGSSSAASAANAAIYHLRDWLLGSSGKWITMGVPSDGSYGIPEGLIFGFPVICDEGSYRIVQGLDLSDEFSQKRIAATLAELEEERSAIQDLL; translated from the coding sequence ATGACCCTCAAGCCACCCGTCCGAATCGCCGTTACCGGCGCGGCAGGCCAAATCGCCTACGCCACCCTCTTCCGTATCGCCGGCGGCATCATGCTCGGACGCGACCAACCCGTTATCCTGCAGCTGCTCGACCTGCCGCAGGCACAACAGGCATTGCGCGGCGTGATTATGGAAATGCAGGATTGCGCCTTCCCGCTCCTTGCCGACATCTTTGCCACAGACGACCCCGAAGTCGCCTTCAAAGATGCCGACATCGCCCTCTTGATTGGTGCCCGTCCGCGCACACAAGGCATGGAGCGCGCCGACTTGCTGCACGCCAATGGCGAAATTTTCAAAGTACAAGGCGCGGCGTTAAACAAAGTTGCCAATCGCAACGTTAAAGTCCTCGTTGTCGGCAACCCGGCCAATACCAACGCCTACATCGCCATGAAATCCGCACCCGACATCCCGCCGGAAAATTTCACCGCCCTGATGCGTCTTGACCATCACCGCGCCGTCAGCCAAATTGCCGAAAAAATCAACCGCCCGATTACTTCCATCGAGCAAATGTGCGTCTGGGGCAACCACAGCCCAACCATGTACGCCGACTACCGCTACGCCACCAGCAACGGCGAGTCCGTCCAAGACATGATTACCGAACCCGACTGGAATACCGAAGTCTTCATGCCGAAAATCGCCGGACGCGGTGCCGCCATTATCGCTGCACGCGGTTCATCATCCGCGGCCTCCGCCGCCAATGCCGCCATCTACCACCTGCGCGACTGGTTGCTCGGCAGCAGCGGCAAATGGATAACCATGGGCGTTCCATCCGACGGCTCTTACGGCATTCCCGAAGGTTTGATTTTCGGTTTCCCCGTCATTTGTGACGAAGGCAGCTACCGCATCGTCCAAGGCTTGGATTTGTCGGACGAATTCAGCCAAAAACGTATTGCCGCCACGCTGGCCGAATTGGAAGAAGAACGTTCAGCCATCCAGGATTTACTCTAA
- a CDS encoding DUF3460 family protein: MYHYKSEATQFLDKLMEDNPEMEAQRLENRHLLWDVTLNPTEQAEFEAAKVNKKPYTYYQD, translated from the coding sequence ATGTACCACTACAAATCCGAAGCTACCCAATTCCTCGACAAACTCATGGAAGACAATCCCGAAATGGAAGCGCAACGCCTCGAAAACCGCCATTTGCTGTGGGATGTTACCCTCAATCCGACAGAGCAGGCCGAATTTGAAGCGGCCAAAGTCAACAAAAAACCCTATACCTACTATCAAGACTAA
- a CDS encoding NAD-dependent succinate-semialdehyde dehydrogenase: MKDFARLLNHPDVFFSPISGAIRVDNPATGEALAFVRKTDLDGLKLLIQKAEAAQKLWAAKTALERADVLWRWYFLIKENKEKLARIMTMEQGKSLTEARGEIDYAASFVRWFAEEARRIDGDVLTSVKASQKLVVLKQPIGVTAAITPWNFPSAMIARKAAPALAVGCAMIVKPASLTPLSAYALAVLAYEAGVPQDLLPVVSGSASEISHEFATNPIIRKISFTGSTEVGAKIFADSAADIKKLSLELGGNAPFIVFDDADLDKAAEGALASKFRNSGQTCVCTNRVYAQSGIYDAFCRKLSEKAAALKLGNGLEDGVNQGPLIEEKAVEKVEQHIADAIAKGAVCLTGGKRSALGGTFFEPTVLSGVTAQMAVAREETFGPLCPVFRFETEAEVIAAANNTEYGLAAYLFTADTARQWRVGEVLEYGMVGINTGLISNEVAPFGGVKRSGLGREGSKYGADEYLELKYLCIDVAE; encoded by the coding sequence ATGAAAGATTTTGCCCGTTTGCTCAATCATCCCGATGTTTTCTTTTCTCCGATTTCAGGTGCCATTAGAGTTGATAATCCTGCAACAGGTGAGGCATTGGCGTTTGTCCGTAAGACTGATTTAGACGGCCTGAAGCTTTTGATTCAAAAGGCGGAGGCGGCACAAAAATTATGGGCGGCAAAAACTGCGTTGGAGCGTGCCGATGTGTTGTGGCGTTGGTATTTTTTGATTAAAGAAAACAAAGAAAAACTGGCGCGTATCATGACGATGGAGCAGGGTAAAAGTCTGACTGAGGCGCGTGGCGAGATTGATTATGCAGCTTCGTTTGTGCGCTGGTTTGCCGAAGAGGCGAGGCGGATTGACGGCGATGTGCTGACAAGCGTGAAAGCGTCGCAAAAACTGGTCGTGTTGAAACAGCCAATCGGCGTTACCGCTGCGATTACGCCGTGGAACTTCCCATCCGCAATGATTGCACGCAAGGCCGCGCCTGCTTTGGCGGTGGGCTGCGCGATGATAGTCAAACCTGCATCACTCACGCCTTTGAGTGCGTATGCGTTGGCCGTACTGGCTTATGAAGCGGGCGTACCGCAGGATTTATTGCCCGTTGTCAGCGGTAGTGCTTCGGAAATCAGCCATGAATTTGCCACAAATCCGATTATCCGCAAAATCAGCTTTACCGGCTCAACCGAAGTCGGCGCGAAAATTTTTGCCGACAGCGCGGCGGACATTAAAAAACTCAGTTTGGAACTGGGCGGCAACGCGCCGTTTATCGTGTTTGACGATGCCGATTTGGACAAAGCCGCCGAAGGCGCACTGGCAAGCAAGTTTCGCAACAGCGGTCAGACCTGCGTCTGCACCAACCGAGTTTACGCCCAATCCGGCATTTACGACGCATTTTGCCGCAAATTGAGTGAAAAAGCAGCCGCGCTCAAATTGGGCAACGGCTTGGAAGATGGCGTAAACCAAGGGCCGCTGATTGAGGAAAAAGCGGTAGAGAAAGTCGAGCAGCACATCGCCGACGCAATCGCTAAAGGCGCGGTCTGCCTGACAGGCGGCAAACGCAGTGCCTTGGGCGGAACGTTTTTCGAGCCGACCGTCTTAAGCGGCGTAACGGCGCAAATGGCGGTAGCTCGCGAGGAAACCTTCGGGCCTTTGTGTCCGGTGTTCCGTTTTGAAACCGAAGCCGAAGTCATCGCGGCCGCCAACAATACGGAATACGGTTTGGCGGCTTACCTTTTCACTGCCGACACTGCCCGCCAATGGCGAGTCGGCGAAGTTTTGGAATACGGCATGGTCGGCATCAATACGGGCTTAATCAGTAATGAAGTAGCACCGTTTGGCGGCGTGAAACGCAGCGGTTTGGGACGTGAAGGCAGCAAATATGGCGCGGATGAGTATTTGGAATTGAAATATTTGTGTATTGATGTAGCGGAATAA